A stretch of the Vibrio sp. HB236076 genome encodes the following:
- a CDS encoding iron chelate uptake ABC transporter family permease subunit yields MALCIANLKMGAVDLAWHELWQPSDSAHQFTLYDYRLPRVLLALMVGAFLGASGALVQGVVRNSLASPDILGISHGAGLAAVFFMLYMPNGSVYLLPWVALVGGLVAAGVLLVFCRRLHKPIEFALTGVALAALLGSVIDFLMLTQKVDINQALLWLTGSLWARGWTQVTLLLPWCLLLPVAISCSKRLDLYAIGDEKAINLGVKVNKTRLGVLLLAVLLTSVSVAVCGPLAFLGLVSPHIARRLVGGNHFQLIAVSMLVGSLLLLFADLLARNISPPLDIPAGIMTALLGAPYFLYLLSKMK; encoded by the coding sequence ATGGCGTTATGTATCGCCAACTTAAAAATGGGCGCCGTTGATTTAGCGTGGCATGAGCTTTGGCAGCCCAGTGATTCTGCTCATCAATTTACCTTGTATGACTATCGGTTGCCAAGGGTACTACTCGCACTCATGGTTGGTGCTTTCTTAGGTGCCTCTGGTGCATTGGTCCAAGGCGTGGTCAGAAACTCATTGGCATCGCCTGATATTTTAGGGATCAGCCATGGCGCCGGTCTGGCTGCGGTCTTTTTTATGCTCTATATGCCGAATGGCTCGGTGTATTTATTGCCCTGGGTGGCGCTTGTGGGAGGCTTGGTTGCTGCGGGGGTTTTATTGGTGTTTTGTCGTCGGTTACACAAGCCTATTGAGTTTGCATTGACCGGAGTCGCTTTGGCTGCGCTTTTGGGATCAGTCATCGATTTTTTAATGCTGACGCAAAAAGTGGATATTAACCAGGCCCTGCTGTGGCTGACGGGCAGTTTGTGGGCAAGAGGGTGGACTCAAGTGACGTTATTGCTGCCTTGGTGTCTGCTGTTACCTGTGGCCATCAGTTGTAGTAAAAGACTCGACTTATATGCGATTGGAGATGAAAAAGCCATTAACCTGGGTGTGAAAGTCAACAAGACACGGTTGGGGGTATTATTACTCGCGGTCTTGCTAACGTCGGTGTCGGTGGCGGTTTGTGGTCCACTGGCATTTTTGGGATTGGTCTCGCCTCATATTGCTCGTCGTCTCGTGGGGGGAAATCACTTCCAACTGATCGCAGTTTCCATGTTAGTCGGCAGTTTGTTGCTACTGTTTGCCGATTTGCTCGCACGCAATATTTCGCCGCCCCTGGATATCCCGGCTGGTATTATGACGGCGTTGTTAGGGGCGCCGTATTTTTTGTATTTATTGTCTAAAATGAAGTAA